The following are from one region of the Biomphalaria glabrata chromosome 4, xgBioGlab47.1, whole genome shotgun sequence genome:
- the LOC106056603 gene encoding epoxide hydrolase 1-like: MSKLAVQCSMWMMAVYHGFRMLAFIATMCWTYGVRSVFSWKPTPRPKQLDDPSLGTHGMLTLDNVVIHYVVSGPEDKPLMLFVHGFPEFWYSWRHQIREFQKDFRVVAIDMRGYGESSKPKGMDEYCLKKLLGDVKQVIFGMGYSKCILVGHDWGGAVCWAFGRLFPEMVEKLIIMNAPPAPVMQKVFRKSKKQLQMSWYIFFFQLPYLPELLVRLNSFVFFDNVFGNKYIGRLGFPKAFENPLSQEDIAAYKYTFSDVEGVTAPINYYRARLRSAVGQVDYDMAFAIPVLVVWGVKDVALSLTIVEDIEKEFPNITVRRIEDAGHFVQMDRPDLVNKAIRDWLNE, translated from the coding sequence ATGTCTAAGTTGGCCGTCCAGTGTTCCATGTGGATGATGGCCGTGTACCACGGTTTCCGCATGTTGGCTTTCATAGCCACCATGTGCTGGACGTATGGAGTGAGGAGTGTGTTTAGCTGGAAGCCCACGCCGAGGCCGAAGCAGCTGGATGACCCTTCCTTGGGCACTCACGGGATGCTTACCTTGGACAATGTGGTCATTCACTACGTGGTCAGCGGCCCAGAAGACAAGCCCTTGATGCTCTTTGTCCACGGCTTTCCGGAGTTTTGGTACTCCTGGAGGCACCAGATACGCGAGTTCCAGAAAGACTTCAGGGTCGTGGCTATTGACATGCGCGGTTACGGCGAGTCCAGCAAGCCTAAAGGCATGGATGAGTACTGTCTAAAGAAGCTCTTGGGCGACGTCAAGCAGGTCATTTTCGGCATGGGATACTCCAAGTGCATCTTGGTCGGTCACGATTGGGGCGGTGCCGTATGCTGGGCCTTCGGGAGACTTTTCCCCGAGATGGTGGAGAAGCTGATCATCATGAACGCCCCGCCGGCGCCCGTGATGCAGAAAGTGTTTAGAAAGAGCAAGAAGCAGCTCCAGATGTCTTGGTACATCTTTTTCTTCCAGCTGCCCTATCTCCCAGAGCTTCTGGTGAGGCTCAACAGCTTCGTGTTTTTTGACAACGTCTTTGGAAACAAATACATAGGCAGGTTGGGGTTTCCGAAGGCGTTTGAGAACCCTTTGAGCCAAGAGGATATTGCTGCTTACAAGTACACGTTCTCTGATGTCGAAGGCGTCACTGCTCCCATAAACTACTACAGGGCCAGGCTCCGCTCCGCTGTGGGGCAGGTGGACTACGACATGGCCTTCGCCATCCCTGTCCTGGTGGTCTGGGGGGTCAAGGATGTGGCTCTCAGCCTGACCATAGTAGAAGACATTGAGAAAGAGTTCCCGAACATTACTGTTCGAAGAATCGAGGACGCTGGTCATTTCGTGCAGATGGACCGACCGGATTTGGTGAACAAAGCAATACGAGACTGGCTGAATGAATGA
- the LOC106056601 gene encoding protein BTG3-like: protein MRKEIDKAVETFHRIVFGTKKNGTKNISESKLASFVAVLTELLLARYQNNWFPENPERGSGFRCIRVNTQSIDPTILECLKRSKVGIPKSLSHTELTIWVDPGVVSVRIGEDGSIGSEIIDEELYKTSLKLSSKRSASESDEGFSSRSSSPDSSISERSGSVSPSLRRSPVQTPASASCSPTPLSSLEYNPYSPPVQVSYPNRYHPSPPQTPSHQLNVSPSPRNFQASGSQGRLSMPQAANMTPSQQGDYLMNQGHIPVSSTQRTPSYTRPRALFPSNENGTASMIDGFGKLAFNPYSMSVNYGTNLLQPSFYDIPAMA, encoded by the coding sequence ATGAGAAAAGAAATTGACAAAGCAGTGGAGACATTCCACAGAATTGTTTTCGGCACAAAGAAAAATggaactaaaaatatttcagaGAGCAAACTTGCATCATTTGTTGCAGTACTTACTGAACTTTTGTTAGCTCGTTATCAGAATAATTGGTTTCCTGAGAACCCAGAAAGAGGAAGTGGATTTCGTTGCATTCGTGTTAATACTCAAAGTATTGACCCAACGATTTTGGAATGCCTCAAGCGCTCAAAGGTTGGAATACCAAAAAGCTTATCGCACACAGAGTTGACTATTTGGGTAGATCCTGGCGTCGTTTCAGTTCGGATAGGTGAAGATGGAAGCATTGGATCAGAGATAATTGATGAAGAGTTGTACAAAACAAGTCTCAAATTGTCCAGTAAAAGATCAGCCTCTGAATCTGATGAAGGCTTTTCTTCACGCAGTTCCAGTCCTGATTCTAGCATTTCTGAGCGCTCCGGGTCAGTTAGTCCATCGTTAAGGAGGTCACCTGTACAAACACCAGCTAGTGCATCATGTAGTCCTACACCGCTTTCTTCCCTGGAGTACAACCCATATTCCCCACCCGTCCAAGTGTCTTATCCCAATCGCTATCATCCATCACCTCCCCAAACCCCTTCCCACCAGCTCAATGTGTCACCATCTCCTCGAAACTTTCAGGCTTCGGGGTCTCAGGGTCGGCTTTCAATGCCACAAGCAGCCAACATGACTCCTAGTCAGCAGGGAGACTATTTAATGAACCAAGGGCACATTCCAGTTTCATCAACGCAGCGTACACCATCGTACACTCGCCCTAGGGCCCTGTTTCCCTCCAATGAGAATGGAACTGCTTCTATGATTGATGGCTTTGGAAAGCTTGCCTTCAACCCATACTCAATGTCTGTCAACTATGGCACGAACTTGCTTCAACCTAGTTTCTATGACATTCCAGCCATGGCATag